TTCAGCTCTGTCCCTGTTTGAACGCCCGCCGTTTGGCTCGGCGAGACGCCCCCCCCACACGTATCTTACATGGTGGCTGATTgctgtatgcttattgtgtctAGACTAGACGACAGTGGTtattggctgaagttattgattgttgaTCTGTATCAATCATTCTGATCTGtgttcataaatatctttgatgtTTCTGCTGATAACCAAACCTTTTATATACAACCTGATGCTGTGGTGGGACTGTACCTGACTCTGCAGGGAGCTCAGGTTCACCGCCATCACCTCCACGCTCTGCTGCACTCctctcagctcctcctgggCCTCCTCCCGCCTCCTCCGCTCCGTCTGCACCTCCTCTCTGAGAGCAGTCACCTCCTTCTCAGTCCTCATTAACTTCTCTTGTACCTgctccttctccttttcttccctttGTACCTCCTCTGTGATGACTGTCAACTCATTCTCGgtcctcctcagctcctcctgtatctcctccctctgcctcctctccgTCTGCACCTCCTCTCTGAGAGCGGTcgccttttctctcctcttcatcaGCTCCTGCTGGGCCTCATTCTTCtccatttgtttcttttgtacCTCCTCTCTAAGTACAGAcacctccctctcgctcctcctcagctcctcctgtatCTCttccctctgcctcctctccgTCTGCACCTCCTCTCTGAGAGCAGTCACCTCCTTCTCAGTCCTCATTAACTTCTCTTGTACCTgctccttctccttttcttccctttGTACCTCCTCTGTGATGACTGTCAACTCATTCTTGgtcctcctcagctcctcctgtatCTCCTCCCTCTGCACCTCCTCTCTGAGAGCTGTcgccttttctctcctcttcatcaGCTCCTCCTGGGCCTCATTCTTCtccatttgtttcttttgtacCTCCTCTCTAAGTACAGAcacctccctctcgctcctcctcagctcctcctgtacCTTGTCCTTGAGGACTGTCATCTCCTCCTGTGCCTCCTTCTTCTCCCTTTGTTCCCTTTTCACCTCCCCTCTGAGAGCTGTCACCTCCTTCTCAGTTCTCCTCAACTTCTCCTCtatctcctccttctccctttGTTCCCTTATTACCTCCTCTCTAAGTACAGatacctcctctctcctcctcctcagctcctcctgtaccttatccctctccctctgcaccTCCTCTCTGAGAGCTGtcacctccctctccctcctcctcagctccaccgACAGTCctgccttctcctcctccagctccctcACTCTggacctccctctctcctccaccaGGAGTTGCTGACCTCTCTCAGACTCCACGAGTCTCCCTCGCTCCTCTTTAGCCTCCTTCAATTCATCCTTCAGCctcatcttctcctcctctttactCCTCAGTACCTCCCTCTGTCCCTcaatttctttctccttctctatcAGCTCATCCTCCaacctcttcttctcctccgtCACCCTCCTCAGAAGCTCCTCAtctcccttcctcccctcctctgtctccttcagtttgttttctagcctcctcttctcctcctctgtcctcctcagcACCTCTCTTTGCTCCTGCACCCCCCTTTCCATCTCTTCCCATCTGTCCTCCAacctcctccactcctccctGGCTCTCCTTAGTgcctccctgtcctcctcccgctcctcctccacctcccttaCTTTCTCCTCCAGcctccccttctcctcctccaactctgtcagcttgttgtccagcctcctcctcctctccacctctgttctcctcagtgcctccttttctctctcctcctcctccctctcctccagcaTGGCTCTCAACtgctgcacctcctcctctcgATCCTTCAGGATATGGTTAAATTTGGCCCCCTCCCTCAAGCTCCGCTCTGCCTTCTCCCTCcactccttcacctcctcctccagtctGTCGCGggcctcctccctctctctggctctcctcCTCGCTCCCTCGCTCTCTGCCCGGGCCTCCTGCAGCTCCCTGGCCTGTGAGGAGATCctgttgtctttttctcctccctccctcttctctttctccaggAGCGCCCGGGTTTCTTTCAGCAGCGCCTCCAGCTGCTCCTCCCTCGCCTCCTTCTGCTTCAGTTTGTCGTTCGCCTCCTGACACTCCcttgctccctcctcctcctgctcctctgccaGCCTCAGGCGCTCCTTCAGCTCCTcgacctcctcctccctctccctcacgGCGCTCATCTGTCGTTCCAGGCTGCGCTCCCTCCGCTCCACCTCCTCTTTCATCTCCTCACACTCCTCCTTGGCCACGTTCAACCTCACCTTCAgcagctccacctcccccaccttCTCCTTCAGCCTCTCCAACAgttccccctccacctcctcctttttGTCTCGcagtctctccttctctctcctctcctcctctctgtcctcctctagTACGGAGGTTTCTTTTCTCAGTCTGTTaatctcctcctccacctcctccaccctcaTCCTCCATCTCTCCACCTCTTCTGCTTCACTCCTCAGTcgctccatctcctcctccctctcctccttttctctttctaatCTCTCCATCCGGTCGCAGAGGGCCTCGACCTCGCCgtccctcctcacctcctcctctttaaACTTAACCTCCgccctcttcacctcctcccccagtctctccatctctccctccgcCTGCCGTATTCTGTCCATCATGTGGCTGATTTGTGCCTCCTTCTCCGTCACCTCCTCCCTTAGTCTCTCCACTTCTTTTTGtctcgcctcctcctcctccatcagtcCCTCTATGCGCCTCTTCAGCGCCTCCACCTCTCCATCCCTCGTGCCCAGCTCCTCGCTCAgagcctccctctctctctgccaggcctccctctcctccttctcctcttcgtctttcctcctcctctgctcctctgcctcctcGGTCAGCCTCTCTGTGTCCTCCATCAGCGCCtccctctcctcgctcctctctctcctctccctcttgtCTTCTCTCTCAGCCATCgctctctccagctctcctcTCAGACACTCGATCTCCCCTTCAGACCAAACACAGGATCACAATGAAActgctgtaaaaacacaaataccgctactactgctgctgctgctgctgctgctgctgctaccgctactactgctgctactgctactgctgctgctgctactactactgctgctgctgctgctgctgctgctgctactgctgctactactgctgctgctgctgctgctgctgctgctgctgctgctgctgcctgccgCTGCTACCgctgccgctgccgccgccgccgccgccaccaccaccgccgctacCACCGCCGCTGCCGCTACCgctgccgctgccgccgccgccgccgccgctgccaccgccgctaccaccgccgccaccgccaccgccgccgccaccgccgccgccaccgctgccaccaccaccgcgctgccgctgccgccgccgccgccgccgccgccaccgccgccaccaccgccgccaccaccgccgctaccaccgccgccgccgccgccgccaccgctgccaccgccgccaccgccgccgctgccaccgccgctaccaccgccgccgccgctgccgccgctgctgccaccgctgccaccgctgccgccgccgccgccgccgccgccgccgccaccaccaccgccgccaccaccgccgctgccgccaccgctgccgctgccgccgctgccgccgctgccgccaccgccgccaccaccgccgctaccaccgccgccgccgctgctgccaccgccgccaccgctgccaccgctgccaccaccgccgccgccgccgccgccgctgccaccgctgccaccaccgccgccgccgccgccgctgccgccgccgccgcgcCGCCTACCgccgctaccaccgccgccgctgctgccgccgccgccgccgcgcaccaccaccgctaccaccgccgccgccgccaccaccgccgccgctaccaccgccgctgttaccgccaccgctgccgccaccaccgccaccgctgccgccaccgccgccgctgccgccaccaccgccgccaccaccgccgccgccgccgccaccaccaccgccgccaccgccgccgccgccgccgccgccaccaccgccgccaccaccgccgccgctgctgccaccaccaccgccgccaccgccgcctgctaccaccgccaccgctgccgccaccgccgccgccgctgccgccaccaccgccgccgccaccaccgccaccgccgccgctgccaccgctgccaccgccgccgccgccgccgccaccgccgccgccaccaccaccgccgccgccgccgccgccaccgccgccgccaccgccgccgcctgccgccgccaccaccgccgccgccaccaccgccgccaccaccaccgccaccgccaccgccgccgccgctgccaccaccaccgccgccgccgccgccgccaccgccgctgccaccgccaccaccaccgccgccgccactaccaccgccaccgccgccgccgccgccgctgccgctaccaccaccgccgctgccgccgccgccgccgccgctgccaccgccaccgccgctgccgccgccgccgctgccaccgcctgctgctgctgccaccgctaccaccgcctGCCACCGCCGCctaccgccaccaccaccgccgccgccgccgccgccaccaccaccgctgccaccgctaccgccaccaccaccgccgccgccgcgcCGCCactaccaccgccgccgccgccaccgccaccgccaccgccgccgctgccaccaccaccaccgctaccaccgccgccgccaccaccgccgccgctaccaccgccgccgccgccaccgccgccgccgccgccgctgccgccgccaccaccaccgccgccgccaccaccgccgccgctgccaccgccgccgccgccgccgccaccaccgccaccaccaccgccgccgccaccgccgccgccgccgctaccgccgccgccgccaccgccaccaccaccgccgctgccgccaccaccaccaccgccaccaccgccgccgccaccaccgccgccgccaccgccaccaccaccgccgccgccaccgccgccaccgccgccgctaccgctaccaccaccgccgccgccaccgccgccgccgccaccgcaccaccaccgccgccgccgccaccaccaccgccgccaccaccgccaccaccgccgccgccgccgctgccaccgccgccaccgccaccaccaccgccgccgccgccaccgccgccgccaccaccggcaccgctgctgccaccgccgccgccgctgccaccgctactaccactgctgttactgctactactactgctactactactgctactactgtcgctactgctgctactgctactgctattGCTCTTGCTgttgctactactactgctaggtgtaagtgtaaataataaaatgattgaTATAGTTTCAGGTCGTTGCTGTTGTTTATGCTGActatgtttccatccacctgttttcaTGAGtattttcaatttgcgcatTTTGCAAAAAATGTCGTGGAATCACAAAAAAAGGGCAAAATATGACTAAAAGTTGGTTTAtggaaacaaatggaaacagactttcAGGGCTGCAAcgaatgattattttcattatcgaatAATTACTTCCTCAATTAATCACTTTATCAGCGTGGTCCATGAACACCCATCACAAGTTTCCAGAGTCCAACAggacccaaagatattcagttcactgTGATATACAGTctttaaaacaaatagaaacaaCATCAGTCTGGTTTTCAGTCAATTGAACTTTTTGTGTAGCGAGCTGATTGAATTATAGATCAAATATATATTATGTGGTTTAAATGGGTAGTTTTTAAATGTGGAGGCGGGGTGTAGGTCCTGGATGTTTTGGTTCCAGAGAGGAAGTctaaatctgttttttaaaaggtCCAGCTAACAGATTATTAGGTCAGACTGCAATAGTTGACTAGATGATGCAAAATAACGTGCTTTGTATCACTGACACCAAGAAAGTTGAATAAAGGAATGTACACAGGTTTAGCTCACAGATAAAACTCTGCTTTGTCCTATTCTCCTGATGTGGTCACCCCACAGTATGATTTACACccatcctctgctgctcttcctgagctttctgccattttttccctgttaaagggttttttgggggagtttttcctgatcgagggtctaaggacagagggggCCGTAAGCtgtaaagccccctgaggcaaatttgtgatattgggttatataaataaaatggaaatagaacaaaacaaaaacgtgCCCGCCACATAAATAATCAATAAGCTGCATAAACGGTGACAGAAGATATTATCCACGTGTTTTAACCACAGTGCCACCTTCAGTCGAAATACAGCATTACAACATGTTTCTTATATTCTGTGATGGATGAGATGTTTTATAATCTCGCACACTGACCGTGTAAAGTCTCTTTGGCCTGCTgcagagtgtgaatgtgtgtgtgcagctgacATCTGTCCACCTCCGACTGTGAgagctgcttctgctgctgactgagctgctggtggagagacactgacagagacctgcagaggaagagagagagagaatgcacagaatatatataataataataaaactttatttatagagcacttatcaaagcaaagtacaaagtgcttcagaacaagagaaataaaacaccgcagcgaatgacgaaatataaagcaataaaataaacagttcaggtaaaatcaggatctgctttcagataaaaatgtgttttgagacgagacttaaacgaagactctgactcagacagcctgatgtcttcgggcaagttgttccagatcctcggggccctgatggccaaagctctgtcccccttagtttccatcctggactcaggatcagacaggagacccctgcccgaagatctcagactacgtgaaggttcataagggattacaaggtctaaaattcagtctggagccatgaagagccttaaaagtaatcaacaagatcttaaaatcaatcctgaaaccaacagggagccgatgtaaagaggctgaaccaggtgtggtcgcacctctgggtcctggtttacagccgagcagctgagttttgtacagtctgcagtcgtatTTACGACCTGTTGAAACTTGTATTGAAATGCATCGCGTCCTCAGGTGTGTTCGGTACCTGAGCTCCTGCAGCTCGTCCTCCAGCTGCTTCCTGCGTCTCTGCAGActgtcctgctcctcctgcagcttcctgctctctctctgctgctcctcctgctgcctgtctctcctcctcacctcctccactgCCTGCCGCAGCTGCTCCTGCGCCTCCTTCAGCTCCCCGCACACTGAGGCATGCTGGGAGGACAGCTGAgggccacacacatacacatcatacATGATACATCACGCACGTATGTATCACTGTCACATGAccgtcacctcctcctctttacCTCCTTCAGCTgacctccatccctctctctctcctccatcagGGAGACCAactgtctctccttctcctccattattctctccatctctctctctctttctctcagctgACGGACGAGGTCAGCCTCCGCCTCTCTCTGTGCTCTAAACAACAGAACAGAAGGGTTTATTTTCAAGATTTAAGGTTTACGATCAGGATTAAAGGTTTACGTTCAGGATTAAAGGTTTACATTCAAGATTTAAGGTTTGCGTTCAGGATTAAAGGTTTACGTTCAGGATTAAAAGGTTTATGTTCAGGATTAAAGTTTTACGTCCAGGATTAAAAGGTTTATGTTCAGGATTAAAGTTTTACGTCCAggattaaatgtttatattccGGATTAAGGGTTTACATTCTAAATTTAAGGGTTTAGATTCaggatttaaacatttatattacaGATTAAAGGGTTTGTGTTCAGGATTAAAGGGTTTCCTTTTAGTATTAATGGGTTTACGTTCAGGATTAAAGGTTTACGTTCAGGATTAAAGATTTACGTTCAGGATTAAAGATTTACGTTCAGGATTAAAGGTTTACGTTCAGGATTTAAGGTTTACGTTCAGGATTAAAGGAATTATTTTCAAGATGTAAGGTTTACATTCAGTATTAAAGGGTTTACGTTCAGTATTAAAGTTTTACGTTCAGGATTAAAGATTTACGTTCAGGATTAAAGATTTACGTTCAGGATTAAAGATTTACGTTCAGGATTAAAGGTTTACGTTCAGGATTAAAGGTTTACGTTCAGGATTAAAGGTTTGCGTTCAAGATTTAAGGTTTATGTTCAGGATTAAAGTTTTACGTCCAggattaaatgtttatattccGGATTAAGGGTTTACATTCTAAATTAAAGGGTTTAGATTCaggatttaaacatttatattacaGATTAAAGGGTTTGTGTTCAGGATTAAAGGGTTTCCTTTTAGTATTAAAGGGTTTACGTTCAGGATTAAAGGTTTACGTTCAGGATTAAAGATTTACGTTCAGGATTAAAGATTTACGTTCAGGATTAAAGGTTTACGTTCAGGATTAAAGGTTTACGTTCAGGATTAAAGGTTTGCGTTCAAGATTTAAGGTTTACGTTCAGGATTAAAGGTTTACGTTCAGGATTTAAGGTTTATGTTCAGGATTAAAGGAATTATTTTCAAGATGTAAGGTTTACATTCAGTATTAAAGGGTTTACGTTCAGTATTAAAGTTTTACGTTCAGGATTAAAGATTTACGTTCAGGATTAAAGGTTTACGTTCAGGATTAAAGGTTTGCGTTCAAGATTTAAGGTTTATGTTCAGGATTAAAGTTTTACGTCCAggattaaatgtttatattccGGATTAAGGGTTTACATTCTAAATTAAAGGGTTTAGATTCaggatttaaacatttatattacaGATTAAAGGGTTTGTGTTCAGGATTAAAGGGTTTCCTTTTAGTATTAAAGGGTTTACGTTCAGGAGGATTAAAGGTTTACGTTCAGGATTAAAGGTTTACATTCGGGATTAAAGGGTTTCCGTTCAGGATTAAATGGTTTAAATTACGCATTAAAGGATAACATTAAGAattaaaagatttattttcaaGTTTTAAGGTTTATATTCTGTATTAAAAGGTTCAGAATTAAAGGGTTTATATTCAGCAATAAAGGTTTGCATTCAGGATTAAGGATTCAGGTATAAACAATGTGTCGTGGAAACCAAACTCACCTGAGCTGGCTGCAGTCCAGGTTGAGGGTTTTGACCTCTCTCTGCAAagagctgacctctgacctcagagCCTgcagctgtgattggctgtctgaCAGCTCACACTCgagctggaaacacacacatataaacagacTGAGCCAGGCAGCATCGCTGACAGAGAGGTAAAGACAGAGAGGTAAAGCGAGCGGTGGTACCTGCAGCAGTTGTTTGTTCAGCTCTCTCTTGTCTGAGGCCAGAGCCGAGGTCAGGGCGGCCATCTTGTCCAGAGCGTCCcttccctcctccacctcccgcTTCAACAGACACTCAGAGGACGAGAGACGCAACACACTCTCCCTGGACTGAAGGGGGGAGacaaagagggggagagagaaaaccattacatacaaacaaatacataccAAGAGTTAAGACAAATATAAACTCACTGCTGAGTAGCTACATCAGAACGTATGTTACTACATGATCAATGCAAACTGAATACAAACTGATAACAGAAGCAACTTATCAGTTActttaagaatattttaaaaacactgacgttgcaaacaatattttaaagttAAGCTCATTGTAAAATCACTACA
This Siniperca chuatsi isolate FFG_IHB_CAS linkage group LG12, ASM2008510v1, whole genome shotgun sequence DNA region includes the following protein-coding sequences:
- the si:dkey-230p4.1 gene encoding trichohyalin isoform X4 — encoded protein: MEARLLIGWQQEKAELKQEVCRLQEELAESRAEREELESRSRALNDRLCQSVSPSLALSLRVEGEQREWRRRVREGREREARQALLIHRLQNKVLEYKDRCQHVELQLQEEHTKLLNTERTIRDEHSDSLESALIRLEEEQQRSVSLADTNALLREQLSQLEQTNQALREDLQKLTSDWTRAVEEAEQKEDDWQRERECRSGHVGQQQTRLLSVWRSVVALRRHCHTVKTAADRDLWQLRAEFSRLSSSLLSSCDSVSSSLRLSAPPIKTFSSLPPPSSSPPLSSTLVTPPPDSSPVVPPLISSSTLGTFTLGELENKEEETEEEEEQQRWEEKEREISELKLLHETQVLQLNERIAALSRPLQVEAGEREEREREVERHRAAERRLQSVSQAVIKLSRVLSGSGSSRSLCVSSDSVLSLDLSSLLSVLSHAESALQWRHEELQGAELSLRRLGEEKSAAQLRLKQLEDDNQRLHAHTQHTQLELTHTLDTLSREREAASSLQLQLEEAQRREEEVQRENDRLRRERDRQEDRNRQLETETQRRVETEMLENVQLTERETLHRMEIHTLKGALERQQLDRQRAEEEAADTRDALQKSRESVLRLSSSECLLKREVEEGRDALDKMAALTSALASDKRELNKQLLQLECELSDSQSQLQALRSEVSSLQREVKTLNLDCSQLRAQREAEADLVRQLREREREMERIMEEKERQLVSLMEERERDGGQLKELSSQHASVCGELKEAQEQLRQAVEEVRRRDRQQEEQQRESRKLQEEQDSLQRRRKQLEDELQELRSLSVSLHQQLSQQQKQLSQSEVDRCQLHTHIHTLQQAKETLHGEIECLRGELERAMAEREDKRERRERSEEREALMEDTERLTEEAEEQRRRKDEEEKEEREAWQREREALSEELGTRDGEVEALKRRIEGLMEEEEARQKEVERLREEVTEKEAQISHMMDRIRQAEGEMERLGEEVKRAEVKFKEEEVRRDGEVEALCDRMERLEREKEEREEEMERLRSEAEEVERWRMRVEEVEEEINRLRKETSVLEEDREEERREKERLRDKKEEVEGELLERLKEKVGEVELLKVRLNVAKEECEEMKEEVERRERSLERQMSAVREREEEVEELKERLRLAEEQEEEGARECQEANDKLKQKEAREEQLEALLKETRALLEKEKREGGEKDNRISSQARELQEARAESEGARRRAREREEARDRLEEEVKEWREKAERSLREGAKFNHILKDREEEVQQLRAMLEEREEEEREKEALRRTEVERRRRLDNKLTELEEEKGRLEEKVREVEEEREEDREALRRAREEWRRLEDRWEEMERGVQEQREVLRRTEEEKRRLENKLKETEEGRKGDEELLRRVTEEKKRLEDELIEKEKEIEGQREVLRSKEEEKMRLKDELKEAKEERGRLVESERGQQLLVEERGRSRVRELEEEKAGLSVELRRREREVTALREEVQRERDKVQEELRRRREEVSVLREEVIREQREKEEIEEKLRRTEKEVTALRGEVKREQREKKEAQEEMTVLKDKVQEELRRSEREVSVLREEVQKKQMEKNEAQEELMKRREKATALREEVQREEIQEELRRTKNELTVITEEVQREEKEKEQVQEKLMRTEKEVTALREEVQKKQMEKNEAQQELMKRREKATALREEVQTERRQREEIQEELRRTENELTVITEEVQREEKEKEQVQEKLMRTEKEVTALREEVQTERRRREEAQEELRGVQQSVEVMAVNLSSLQSQVCELSQSRERVRQEVKEKEEEKQQMKEGLKAALEEMTKLKLLLQESHADGVRLRSALKEKKEEVERFREESLRAVREEVLQEREEVEKERGELEELRARAQALERRRREMMEELEEARQAKKKAGEKMREAEERWRSRMEEMEEQQEVKLKALSREIQTLKEREEDTEKEWRSRVEEARREVEKSRAELSQVRATAAMLEEQKTQISSLAAEREEETDGQRRTRDQKTDDKEKGEGEQEEEQMSLLQEKQELRRLLRHREAEVYTLTQRTEELEKDRDRVRLALERTEAAMIGYRERAHQQEQSPGAGSNPDEQGVGDRLVVLQRLVAELELEQKRLNKKNSHLENQKEKLKRDRNTLRDTLRQVEEERSRFRQQLTDSSRSQVRHTHTHISVCECVCKAVWFFQESADTTEEERLRSRVRELEDQVSQLRLSLAVDQQQRAEFIQQSSRNSRWLLSLRHDLTDSLAAVTRRPVSSVLESETQRLDRSLREEELRMSLSQS
- the si:dkey-230p4.1 gene encoding trichohyalin isoform X6, with product MEARLLIGWQQEKAELKQEVCRLQEELAESRAEREELESRSRALNDRLCQSVSPSLALSLRVEGEQREWRRRVREGREREARQALLIHRLQNKVLEYKDRCQHVELQLQEEHTKLLNTERTIRDEHSDSLESALIRLEEEQQRSVSLADTNALLREQLSQLEQTNQALREDLQKLTSDWTRAVEEAEQKEDDWQRERECRSGHVGQQQTRLLSVWRSVVALRRHCHTVKTAADRDLWQLRAEFSRLSSSLLSSCDSVSSSLRLSAPPIKTFSSLPPPSSSPPLSSTLVTPPPDSSPVVPPLISSSTLGTFTLGELENKEEETEEEEEQQRWEEKEREISELKLLHETQVLQLNERIAALSRPLQVEAGEREEREREVERHRAAERRLQSVSQAVIKLSRVLSGSGSSRSLCVSSDSVLSLDLSSLLSVLSHAESALQWRHEELQGAELSLRRLGEEKSAAQLRLKQLEDDNQRLHAHTQHTQLELTHTLDTLSREREAASSLQLQLEEAQRREEEVQRENDRLRRERDRQEDRNRQLETETQRRVETEMLENVQLTERETLHRMEIHTLKGALERQQLDRQRAEEEAADTRDALQKSRESVLRLSSSECLLKREVEEGRDALDKMAALTSALASDKRELNKQLLQLECELSDSQSQLQALRSEVSSLQREVKTLNLDCSQLRAQREAEADLVRQLREREREMERIMEEKERQLVSLMEERERDGGQLKELSSQHASVCGELKEAQEQLRQAVEEVRRRDRQQEEQQRESRKLQEEQDSLQRRRKQLEDELQELRSLSVSLHQQLSQQQKQLSQSEVDRCQLHTHIHTLQQAKETLHGEIECLRGELERAMAEREDKRERRERSEEREALMEDTERLTEEAEEQRRRKDEEEKEEREAWQREREALSEELGTRDGEVEALKRRIEGLMEEEEARQKEVERLREEVTEKEAQISHMMDRIRQAEGEMERLGEEVKRAEVKFKEEEVRRDGEVEALCDRMERLEREKEEREEEMERLRSEAEEVERWRMRVEEVEEEINRLRKETSVLEEDREEERREKERLRDKKEEVEGELLERLKEKVGEVELLKVRLNVAKEECEEMKEEVERRERSLERQMSAVREREEEVEELKERLRLAEEQEEEGARECQEANDKLKQKEAREEQLEALLKETRALLEKEKREGGEKDNRISSQARELQEARAESEGARRRAREREEARDRLEEEVKEWREKAERSLREGAKFNHILKDREEEVQQLRAMLEEREEEEREKEALRRTEVERRRRLDNKLTELEEEKGRLEEKVREVEEEREEDREALRRAREEWRRLEDRWEEMERGVQEQREVLRRTEEEKRRLENKLKETEEGRKGDEELLRRVTEEKKRLEDELIEKEKEIEGQREVLRSKEEEKMRLKDELKEAKEERGRLVESERGQQLLVEERGRSRVRELEEEKAGLSVELRRREREVTALREEVQRERDKVQEELRRRREEVSVLREEVIREQREKEEIEEKLRRTEKEVTALRGEVKREQREKKEAQEEMTVLKDKVQEELRRSEREVSVLREEVQKKQMEKNEAQEELMKRREKATALREEVQKKQMEKNEAQQELMKRREKATALREEVQTERRQREEIQEELRRTENELTVITEEVQREEKEKEQVQEKLMRTEKEVTALREEVQTERRRREEAQEELRGVQQSVEVMAVNLSSLQSQVCELSQSRERVRQEVKEKEEEKQQMKEGLKAALEEMTKLKLLLQESHADGVRLRSALKEKKEEVERFREESLRAVREEVLQEREEVEKERGELEELRARAQALERRRREMMEELEEARQAKKKAGEKMREAEERWRSRMEEMEEQQEVKLKALSREIQTLKEREEDTEKEWRSRVEEARREVEKSRAELSQVRATAAMLEEQKTQISSLAAEREEETDGQRRTRDQKTDDKEKGEGEQEEEQMSLLQEKQELRRLLRHREAEVYTLTQRTEELEKDRDRVRLALERTEAAMIGYRERAHQQEQSPGAGSNPDEQGVGDRLVVLQRLVAELELEQKRLNKKNSHLENQKEKLKRDRNTLRDTLRQVEEERSRFRQQLTDSSRSQVRHTHTHISVCECVCKAVWFFQESADTTEEERLRSRVRELEDQVSQLRLSLAVDQQQRAEFIQQSSRNSRWLLSLRHDLTDSLAAVTRRPVSSVLESETQRLDRSLREEELRMSLSQS